A region from the Aegilops tauschii subsp. strangulata cultivar AL8/78 chromosome 5, Aet v6.0, whole genome shotgun sequence genome encodes:
- the LOC109761113 gene encoding uncharacterized protein, with product MAKLEGGSKDVDEAMERWHNRSLAHRLYDAFTVAGLRVEAVEPGHLLCSFMVPPRLTSSASNRMHGGAVASLVDLVGSAVIFAGGSPVTGVSLDINVSYLGAARANEEIEIEARVLGIGDKTGCVTVEVRRKDTGQVLAHGRHTKYLANVSSKL from the exons ATGGCGAAGCTCGAAGGCGGCAGCAAGGATGTTGACGAAGCTATGGAGAGGTGGCACAACCGTTCCTTGGCCCACCGGCTGTACGACGCCTTCACCGTAGCCGGCCTCCGCGTTGAGGCCGTCGAACCCGGCCACCTCCTCTGCTCCTTCATGGTCCCTCCTCGCCTCACGTCG AGCGCCAGCAACCGCATGCATGGAGGCGCGGTGGCGTCGCTGGTGGACCTGGTGGGGTCTGCGGTGATCTTCGCCGGCGGCTCGCCGGTGACTGGGGTCTCGCTGGATATCAACGTCTCCTACCTGGGCGCCGCCCGTGCAAAC GAGGAGATCGAGATCGAGGCTCGGGTGCTCGGCATCGGCGACAAGACAGGGTGCGTGACCGTGGAAGTGAGGAGGAAGGACACCGGCCAGGTGCTCGCGCACGGCCGCCACACCAAGTATCTCGCCAACGTCTCCAGTAAACTCTGA